A window from Streptomyces sp. NBC_00335 encodes these proteins:
- a CDS encoding serine hydrolase codes for MKAIEEELVAGESPDKSVDEGTSGTAESSEGRDPRASLLRPRDSQDGSAERDPLRDAVAAWVATAETSPSGDEPSDEPAAPGAETEVFKALPADAAAAEAGSAPDSAPGSEGGESAAPGSVESERTAVFRTVTPPAEDSASGRAGASGASGGRAAAVSAESGSAAGSRAATPPAAADRPAPSGSASDPSSRSASRSASGSDSSAAPAGSASAEPKAAAGQAESDRTASFRTVTPPAGTGLPADSASGADRPRGTSGEPAAGSDSLDSERTAVFRTVTPPPATTGRSTGSASGADRPRGTSGEPAAGSDSLDSERTAVFRTVTPPPATTGRPTGSASTPADSDRTAAFRTTNAPTPDAPAPGQAPAADFAGTRAPSGTPAAPGTPAAPGSSASSGNPASSDAPAPGQAPAADFAGTRASSGAPAAPGTPAAPGNPASSGNPTSSDAPAAPGTPTSSGIPTSSGASAAPGTSATSGNPASSGTSASPGLRGSATPATSAAPGNQVSPDNPASTGTSASPAAPASQGPRGSASDPASPAASAAPGAAGTPVAPAPRASETTPGNQTTSGSQVPLGTPASPGASTTPVAPAPRASESAPGDQATPGGQVPPGTPAAPGAPAAPASRASSGTAGNQTSPGSQRPPRAPGTPAASGTPAASGTPAASGTPAAPGTRAPSGTPGNQSASGGQAPSGIPGNQSAPGNQAASGRQTSPGSQTPPRSPAGSGDPRTPGGSRPGEPVDSERTAVFRAVKPGSGGGSAPGGQAEDSERTAVFRAVKPPAPAAPVDGEPVDSERTAVFRAIKPGTADPGAATPGAARPGTGGAQPVPPRAAGGERASTFVPLRGDDVPARPTPGAPPAPGAPRAAAGQAQAPAPAPAPGQAPGRTPVPAGVRTPVTHESAERTTQQPLPPKPPLDMLADLTNNPPPPPSAARTAVRRFKIYAPILVLLAVILAVVQLVRPLPTPTLKVTAKTSYSFAGGAPNLPWPKEGQAYMAAAGLGPVGSFGEQKPVAIGSVAKAMTAYVILKDFPMKKGEKGQMIPVDRTAVEDGKKETDGESTVNNLKEGDKISQEDALNAIMIPSANNVARLLARWDGGQEAFVKKMNDTAKELGMTNTTYTDPSGLDATTVSTAEDQVKLGLKIVEMPELIAITMKPYWIDPTGKKWRNYNDLVPFNGSLGIKTGSTTKAGGNLLFAAQKQVGKTNQLIVGAVLGQHGVPILGTAIGASKDIMIATQKMLKAAPVVKKGEVVGYVDDGLGTQVPVVATADVEAVGWPTLTVSIKLVDGAGKLPQTAKAGSEIGMLTIGEGASQVKVPVALQSDLTAPGIGKKLTRVG; via the coding sequence GTGAAGGCGATCGAGGAGGAACTGGTGGCGGGCGAGTCCCCCGACAAGTCGGTTGATGAAGGAACGTCGGGGACGGCGGAGTCGTCCGAGGGGCGTGACCCGAGGGCGTCGCTGCTGCGCCCGAGGGACTCGCAGGACGGGTCCGCGGAGCGCGATCCGCTGCGCGACGCGGTGGCCGCGTGGGTGGCCACGGCGGAGACCTCGCCCTCCGGGGACGAGCCGTCCGACGAGCCGGCCGCGCCGGGCGCGGAGACCGAGGTGTTCAAGGCCCTGCCCGCGGACGCGGCTGCCGCCGAGGCGGGTTCGGCTCCGGATTCCGCTCCGGGTTCCGAGGGCGGCGAGTCCGCTGCCCCCGGCTCGGTCGAGAGCGAGCGCACGGCGGTGTTCCGCACCGTGACGCCCCCGGCCGAAGATTCCGCTTCTGGCCGTGCGGGTGCCTCGGGTGCCTCGGGCGGTCGGGCCGCAGCGGTTTCCGCCGAGAGCGGGAGCGCTGCCGGGTCCCGTGCCGCGACACCCCCGGCAGCCGCCGACCGGCCCGCACCTTCCGGTTCCGCTTCCGACCCTTCTTCCCGTTCCGCTTCCCGTTCTGCTTCCGGGTCCGACTCCTCGGCCGCTCCCGCCGGTTCCGCTTCGGCCGAGCCCAAGGCCGCTGCCGGGCAGGCCGAGAGCGACCGTACGGCCTCGTTCCGTACGGTGACGCCTCCGGCCGGTACGGGCCTGCCCGCGGATTCCGCTTCTGGCGCCGACCGGCCGCGGGGCACCTCGGGCGAGCCCGCGGCGGGCTCCGACTCGCTGGACAGCGAGCGCACCGCGGTGTTCCGCACGGTCACGCCGCCACCGGCCACCACGGGCCGCTCGACGGGTTCCGCTTCTGGCGCCGACCGGCCGCGGGGCACCTCGGGCGAGCCCGCGGCGGGCTCCGACTCGCTGGACAGCGAGCGCACCGCGGTGTTCCGCACGGTCACGCCGCCACCGGCCACCACGGGCCGCCCGACGGGTTCCGCTTCGACCCCGGCCGACAGCGACCGCACGGCCGCGTTCCGCACGACGAACGCCCCGACTCCGGACGCTCCGGCCCCGGGCCAGGCCCCGGCGGCCGATTTCGCGGGCACCCGGGCCCCTTCGGGCACTCCGGCGGCCCCGGGCACTCCGGCGGCGCCGGGTAGCTCGGCCTCTTCGGGTAACCCGGCCTCCTCGGATGCTCCGGCCCCGGGCCAGGCCCCGGCGGCCGATTTCGCGGGCACCCGGGCCTCTTCGGGCGCCCCGGCGGCCCCGGGCACTCCGGCGGCGCCGGGTAACCCGGCCTCTTCGGGCAACCCGACCTCCTCGGATGCTCCGGCGGCTCCGGGCACTCCGACCTCCTCGGGTATCCCGACCTCCTCGGGCGCCTCGGCGGCTCCGGGCACTTCGGCGACCTCGGGCAACCCGGCCTCTTCGGGAACTTCGGCCTCTCCGGGCCTCCGGGGCTCCGCGACCCCGGCCACTTCGGCGGCGCCGGGCAACCAGGTGTCCCCGGACAACCCGGCCTCTACGGGAACTTCGGCCTCTCCGGCGGCCCCGGCCTCTCAGGGCCCCCGGGGCTCCGCGAGCGACCCGGCCTCTCCGGCGGCCTCGGCTGCTCCGGGTGCCGCAGGCACCCCGGTGGCTCCGGCCCCCAGGGCCTCTGAGACCACCCCGGGCAACCAGACGACCTCGGGCAGCCAGGTGCCGCTCGGTACCCCGGCCTCCCCGGGAGCCTCGACCACCCCGGTCGCTCCGGCCCCCAGGGCCTCTGAGAGCGCCCCGGGCGACCAGGCGACCCCCGGTGGCCAGGTGCCCCCGGGCACTCCCGCTGCTCCCGGCGCCCCGGCGGCCCCGGCAAGTCGGGCCTCCTCGGGTACCGCGGGCAACCAGACATCCCCGGGCAGCCAGAGGCCCCCGCGCGCCCCGGGCACCCCGGCCGCTTCGGGCACCCCGGCCGCTTCGGGCACCCCAGCCGCTTCGGGCACCCCGGCGGCCCCGGGCACCCGGGCCCCCTCGGGCACCCCGGGCAACCAGTCGGCCTCGGGCGGCCAGGCCCCCTCGGGGATCCCGGGCAACCAGTCGGCCCCGGGCAACCAGGCGGCCTCGGGCCGCCAGACGTCCCCCGGTAGCCAGACGCCCCCGCGTTCCCCGGCCGGCTCCGGTGACCCGCGTACGCCCGGTGGCTCGCGCCCCGGCGAGCCCGTCGACAGTGAGCGGACCGCTGTGTTCCGGGCGGTCAAGCCCGGCTCCGGCGGCGGGTCCGCTCCGGGCGGGCAGGCGGAGGACAGTGAGCGGACGGCCGTGTTCCGGGCGGTCAAGCCCCCGGCTCCGGCCGCCCCGGTCGACGGTGAGCCCGTCGACAGCGAGCGGACGGCCGTGTTCCGGGCCATCAAGCCCGGCACCGCCGACCCGGGCGCGGCCACCCCCGGCGCGGCCCGGCCGGGCACCGGCGGCGCCCAGCCCGTGCCCCCGCGTGCCGCCGGCGGGGAGCGGGCGAGCACCTTCGTACCGCTGCGGGGCGACGACGTACCCGCGCGGCCCACCCCGGGCGCGCCCCCCGCCCCCGGTGCTCCGAGGGCCGCGGCCGGCCAGGCGCAGGCTCCGGCTCCGGCTCCGGCTCCGGGGCAGGCACCGGGGCGGACCCCGGTACCCGCCGGGGTGCGCACCCCGGTGACGCACGAGTCCGCGGAGCGGACCACGCAGCAGCCGCTGCCGCCCAAGCCGCCGCTCGACATGCTGGCGGACCTCACCAACAACCCGCCCCCGCCGCCGAGCGCGGCCCGCACCGCCGTGCGCCGGTTCAAGATCTACGCGCCGATCCTCGTGCTCCTCGCGGTGATCCTCGCCGTCGTCCAGCTCGTGCGCCCGCTGCCCACGCCGACGCTGAAGGTGACCGCGAAGACCTCGTACAGCTTCGCGGGCGGCGCCCCGAACCTGCCGTGGCCGAAGGAGGGCCAGGCCTACATGGCCGCGGCCGGACTCGGCCCCGTCGGCAGCTTCGGCGAGCAGAAGCCCGTGGCGATCGGCAGTGTCGCCAAGGCCATGACCGCCTACGTCATCCTCAAGGACTTCCCCATGAAGAAGGGGGAGAAGGGCCAGATGATCCCCGTCGACAGGACGGCGGTCGAGGACGGCAAGAAGGAGACCGACGGCGAGTCCACGGTCAACAACCTGAAGGAGGGCGACAAGATCTCCCAGGAGGACGCCCTCAACGCGATCATGATCCCGTCCGCCAACAACGTCGCGCGCCTGCTCGCGCGCTGGGACGGCGGGCAGGAGGCGTTCGTCAAGAAGATGAACGACACCGCCAAGGAACTCGGCATGACCAACACCACGTACACGGACCCCTCGGGTCTGGACGCGACCACGGTCAGCACCGCCGAGGACCAGGTCAAGCTCGGCCTCAAGATCGTCGAGATGCCGGAGCTGATCGCGATCACGATGAAGCCGTACTGGATCGACCCCACGGGCAAGAAGTGGCGGAACTACAACGACCTGGTTCCGTTCAACGGCTCGCTCGGCATCAAGACCGGCTCCACCACGAAGGCCGGCGGCAACCTGCTCTTCGCCGCCCAGAAGCAGGTCGGCAAGACCAACCAGCTGATCGTCGGAGCGGTCCTCGGCCAGCACGGCGTGCCGATCCTCGGCACCGCGATCGGGGCGAGCAAGGACATCATGATCGCCACGCAGAAGATGCTCAAGGCCGCGCCCGTCGTCAAGAAGGGTGAGGTCGTCGGCTACGTGGACGACGGACTCGGCACTCAGGTCCCGGTCGTGGCCACCGCCGACGTGGAAGCGGTCGGCTGGCCGACCCTCACCGTCTCCATCAAGCTGGTGGACGGCGCCGGCAAGCTCCCGCAGACCGCCAAGGCGGGCTCGGAGATCGGGATGCTGACCATCGGCGAGGGCGCCAGCCAGGTGAAGGTGCCGGTGGCGCTGCAGAGCGACCTCACCGCACCCGGCATCGGCAAGAAGCTGACGCGCGTCGGCTGA
- a CDS encoding MFS transporter, with the protein MTTAERQEQGQGGRVPVRDGAPTRAPGAPGTPAAPSPQAGPGPVRRALDGARRHPVAVATALAGLLHVIWFFAVANSGGDLAAQDAWAEFVGRHPDSAYNLAWYGGMHPVSYSVVSPYVMHVLGVRTTMMIAGTVSAGLLAMILTRCRGAVREPLWPALAGVYGLLCNAVSGRVTFGLGAMFALGAVAAVFCWPRKWAERRWAKAAVAAPLAAIATASSPVAGLFLGVIAAALFLNGRRPGAYALGLAPAAVVGLSSWLFPFSGTQPMKLISAALPFACALAALFLVPKSWKSVRTASAIYALGVALTWAIDSQVGSNVTRLAMLFGAVVLLAALPYEAPRTRRWYGLLLALTGVTAWITVNSVTDIVRTTPLASWSRELAPLVDQLQKAGADRGRVEVVPASSHRESSAFPAYVNLARGWNRQADLERNPVFYDDTLTPDSYREWLERWAVHYVVLPADKPDEGGRDEAKLVREGLPYLQQVWGDANWQLFKVTDPTNLVAGPATVLRASADQLVIEVKQAGRVMVRIPHSPWLGLVDGAGKPVEPPQETEASKAAGKAAPKGSVAVPKVYANTAGCLFKAPSDGTGDEWTELLAPAPGEYRIAAKYQLPRGTPCPDELLYEVLGPPERPAPPRP; encoded by the coding sequence GTGACCACCGCTGAGCGGCAGGAGCAGGGGCAGGGCGGCCGGGTCCCGGTCCGGGACGGGGCTCCGACCCGAGCCCCCGGAGCCCCCGGAACCCCCGCAGCGCCGAGCCCGCAGGCCGGCCCCGGGCCGGTCCGCCGCGCCCTCGACGGCGCCCGCCGCCACCCCGTGGCCGTGGCCACCGCGCTGGCCGGGCTGCTGCACGTGATCTGGTTCTTCGCCGTCGCCAACAGCGGCGGCGACCTCGCCGCGCAGGACGCCTGGGCCGAGTTCGTGGGCCGCCATCCCGACTCGGCGTACAACCTCGCCTGGTACGGCGGCATGCACCCGGTCTCGTACAGCGTGGTCTCGCCCTATGTGATGCACGTGCTCGGCGTCCGCACCACGATGATGATCGCCGGTACGGTCTCGGCCGGGCTGCTCGCGATGATCCTGACCCGCTGCCGCGGCGCCGTCCGCGAGCCCCTGTGGCCGGCCCTGGCCGGGGTGTACGGGCTGCTGTGCAACGCCGTGTCGGGCCGCGTCACCTTCGGTCTCGGCGCGATGTTCGCCCTCGGGGCCGTCGCCGCCGTCTTCTGCTGGCCCCGCAAATGGGCCGAGCGGCGCTGGGCGAAGGCTGCCGTGGCGGCCCCGCTCGCGGCGATCGCCACCGCCTCCAGCCCGGTCGCCGGACTGTTCCTCGGGGTGATCGCGGCCGCGCTGTTCCTCAACGGCCGGCGCCCGGGCGCGTACGCGCTGGGCCTGGCCCCGGCGGCGGTGGTCGGGCTGTCCTCCTGGCTGTTCCCCTTCTCGGGGACGCAGCCGATGAAGCTGATCTCGGCGGCGCTGCCCTTCGCCTGCGCGCTGGCCGCGCTGTTCCTCGTACCGAAGAGCTGGAAATCGGTCCGGACCGCGTCCGCGATCTACGCCCTCGGGGTGGCGCTGACCTGGGCCATCGACTCCCAGGTCGGCTCGAACGTGACCCGGCTGGCGATGCTGTTCGGCGCGGTGGTGCTGCTCGCGGCCCTCCCGTACGAGGCCCCGCGCACGCGCCGCTGGTACGGGCTGCTGCTCGCGCTGACCGGGGTGACCGCCTGGATCACCGTCAACAGCGTCACCGACATCGTCCGCACCACCCCGCTCGCCTCCTGGAGCCGGGAGCTGGCACCGCTGGTGGACCAGCTCCAGAAGGCGGGCGCCGACCGGGGCCGCGTCGAGGTGGTCCCGGCCAGCAGCCACCGCGAGTCCTCCGCCTTCCCCGCGTACGTGAACCTCGCGCGCGGCTGGAACCGGCAGGCCGACCTGGAGCGCAACCCGGTCTTCTACGACGACACCCTGACGCCCGACAGCTACCGCGAGTGGCTGGAGCGCTGGGCCGTGCACTACGTGGTGCTGCCCGCCGACAAACCCGATGAGGGCGGGCGGGACGAGGCGAAGCTGGTGCGCGAGGGGCTCCCGTACCTCCAGCAGGTGTGGGGCGACGCGAACTGGCAGCTCTTCAAGGTCACGGACCCGACGAACCTGGTCGCCGGCCCCGCGACGGTGCTGCGGGCCAGTGCCGACCAGCTGGTCATCGAGGTGAAGCAGGCCGGCCGGGTGATGGTGCGCATCCCACACTCCCCGTGGCTGGGCCTGGTGGACGGCGCGGGCAAGCCGGTGGAGCCGCCGCAGGAGACGGAGGCCTCGAAGGCCGCCGGGAAGGCCGCGCCGAAGGGTTCGGTCGCCGTGCCCAAGGTCTACGCGAACACGGCGGGGTGCCTGTTCAAGGCGCCCTCGGACGGTACAGGGGACGAATGGACGGAGCTGCTGGCACCGGCGCCGGGGGAGTACCGGATCGCGGCGAAGTACCAGCTCCCGCGGGGCACCCCGTGTCCGGACGAGCTGCTCTACGAGGTGCTGGGGCCACCGGAGCGCCCGGCTCCGCCGCGTCCTTGA
- a CDS encoding sortase domain-containing protein: MRATFRTAAVAALTTLTACGALTACGPGGGAGSAAVLPPDPKVGSTAAPAPSGEAAPALPGSKPTGMKIDAAGVDAKKMVGLSVDPATGELGVPDADTDADNPGWWTQGVTPGEKGAAVLVAHFDTKYGPAVMKNVKKIKLGDLIEVPREDGKTARFTIREIEDVAKKDFPTDKVYGETNRPELRLLTCGGEIKNGHRTNNVILYADLVA; this comes from the coding sequence ATGCGCGCCACCTTCCGTACCGCCGCCGTCGCGGCGCTCACCACCCTCACCGCGTGCGGAGCCCTCACGGCGTGCGGTCCCGGCGGCGGGGCCGGCAGCGCTGCCGTGCTGCCGCCGGACCCCAAGGTGGGCAGTACGGCGGCGCCCGCTCCCTCGGGCGAGGCCGCGCCCGCCCTCCCGGGATCGAAGCCGACCGGGATGAAGATCGACGCGGCGGGCGTGGACGCGAAGAAGATGGTCGGCCTCTCGGTGGACCCGGCCACGGGCGAGCTCGGCGTGCCGGACGCGGACACCGACGCGGACAACCCGGGCTGGTGGACCCAGGGCGTGACCCCGGGCGAGAAGGGGGCGGCCGTCCTCGTCGCGCACTTCGACACGAAGTACGGGCCCGCGGTGATGAAGAACGTCAAGAAGATCAAGCTCGGCGACCTGATCGAGGTGCCGCGCGAGGACGGGAAGACGGCCAGGTTCACGATCCGCGAGATCGAGGACGTCGCCAAGAAGGACTTCCCGACCGACAAGGTCTACGGGGAAACCAACCGCCCCGAGCTGCGCCTGCTGACCTGCGGCGGCGAGATCAAGAACGGCCACCGCACGAACAACGTGATCCTCTACGCCGACCTGGTGGCCTGA
- a CDS encoding helix-turn-helix transcriptional regulator, with protein sequence MANPRDGVPELAERLALAPDDVRRALARLSDMALLRGGGSDPGQGRAVDPQLALQLLHARQQAELAAQQQRMEATRAAVVDLMAEIADSSSQDSAKSGIRYLEGIDAIRDQIELLSAQTRSEVLSFAPDSQMSQASIEAARPLNLRNVERGIVMRTVYLDSVRHDNHAREYVTWLEGIGAHVRTSPVLPNRLTIVDRRSALVAVDATNTAAAAALVTSPGLISLLVTLFEHIWQAATPLGPTVAPCEPEVLTRQQAAVLRLMAEGRTDEAIAHSLGVSTRTVGRVITGLLAHLGVRSRFQAGMRAVQYGYLSHASQ encoded by the coding sequence TTGGCCAATCCCCGGGACGGTGTTCCGGAGCTGGCGGAGCGCCTGGCGCTGGCCCCGGACGACGTACGCCGCGCACTGGCCCGGCTCAGTGACATGGCGCTGCTGCGCGGTGGCGGGAGCGACCCGGGGCAGGGGCGCGCCGTCGATCCGCAGCTCGCGCTCCAGCTCCTCCACGCGCGCCAGCAGGCCGAACTCGCCGCCCAGCAGCAGCGGATGGAGGCCACGCGGGCCGCCGTCGTCGATCTGATGGCCGAGATCGCCGACTCCTCGTCCCAGGATTCCGCCAAGTCCGGGATCCGGTACCTGGAGGGCATCGACGCGATCCGGGACCAGATCGAGCTGCTGTCCGCGCAGACCCGTTCCGAAGTGCTGTCGTTCGCCCCCGACTCGCAGATGTCGCAGGCGAGCATCGAGGCGGCCCGGCCGCTGAACCTGCGCAACGTGGAGCGGGGCATCGTGATGCGGACCGTCTACCTCGACAGCGTCCGCCACGACAACCACGCCCGGGAGTACGTGACGTGGCTGGAGGGCATCGGAGCCCACGTCCGCACCAGCCCGGTCCTGCCCAACCGCCTCACCATCGTGGACCGCCGCAGCGCCCTGGTGGCCGTCGACGCGACGAACACCGCGGCCGCGGCGGCGCTGGTCACCAGCCCGGGGCTGATCTCCCTGCTGGTCACGCTGTTCGAGCACATCTGGCAGGCCGCCACCCCGCTGGGACCGACGGTGGCGCCCTGCGAGCCGGAGGTCCTCACCCGGCAGCAGGCAGCGGTACTGCGGCTCATGGCCGAGGGGCGGACGGACGAAGCCATCGCCCACAGCCTGGGCGTGTCCACGCGCACCGTGGGCCGGGTGATCACCGGGCTGCTCGCCCACCTGGGCGTGCGCAGCCGGTTCCAGGCCGGCATGCGCGCGGTCCAGTACGGATACCTGTCGCACGCCTCCCAGTGA
- a CDS encoding adenylyltransferase/cytidyltransferase family protein, protein MSQIIGYASGVFDLFHIGHLNLLKQARAQCDHLVVGVLTDEAARHQGFPPAIPLHERIEVVRSMSCVDEAVADHTPEHQANLDAWQQIGFHRLFKAEDCRDTPPKRALEKRLCRPGSRGHPPPEHPARPQHQPPPPDPAALTHCCQKQTPKAPSQDRLGASALVPSAGFEPATPALGVHPLRHGACLGA, encoded by the coding sequence GTGTCTCAGATCATCGGTTACGCGTCAGGCGTCTTCGACCTCTTCCACATCGGCCACCTCAACCTCCTGAAGCAGGCCCGCGCCCAGTGCGACCACCTGGTGGTCGGCGTCCTGACCGACGAGGCCGCCCGCCACCAGGGCTTCCCCCCGGCCATCCCCCTCCACGAGCGCATCGAGGTGGTCCGCTCCATGAGCTGCGTGGACGAGGCCGTCGCCGACCACACCCCGGAACACCAGGCGAACCTGGACGCCTGGCAGCAGATCGGCTTCCACCGCCTCTTCAAGGCCGAAGACTGCCGCGACACCCCCCCGAAGCGAGCACTGGAAAAGCGACTTTGCCGCCCTGGGAGTCGAGGTCATCCACCTCCCGAACACCCCGCACGCCCCCAGCACCAACCTCCACCGCCTGATCCAGCAGCTCTGACCCACTGCTGCCAGAAGCAGACACCAAAGGCCCCCAGCCAAGATCGGCTGGGGGCCTCTGCGCTTGTGCCCTCGGCAGGATTCGAACCTGCGACACCCGCTTTAGGAGTTCATCCTTTGCGTCATGGTGCTTGTCTGGGGGCGTGA
- a CDS encoding DUF6192 family protein yields MPTLEIPDGFAREQWTAYVHRARRAVRSKSASNFEIGDILNEMLEGRPRGDGEITRIRSLFSRQIRVKETTLAKYLYVTRAWPPDTRRDDVPWTVHEILAGQSNRFQLIREEPSDDLDPHHRGAWHYDAAKRARHSLPHVPATPTERIDTAKRLLRDTKEAAEAVTQLADRTEVLKAAVEDPAFRRAVRDAHRDRARRMEREAEAQWGVPGPVRPSPEPEPALSETGPTVSYRETASSVLRILGQCTSFCVSMQNAVVLAQEELLTTEEEEAVLDSIKKVRAVCDWCEHVVTTGQTDMDDELARLLGGGKGEQP; encoded by the coding sequence ATGCCCACCCTTGAAATCCCTGATGGCTTCGCCCGAGAGCAGTGGACTGCCTATGTCCACCGCGCCCGGCGTGCCGTGCGGTCCAAGAGCGCCAGCAACTTCGAGATCGGCGACATCCTGAACGAGATGCTGGAGGGACGTCCGCGTGGCGACGGCGAGATCACCCGCATCAGGTCCCTCTTCTCCCGACAGATCCGGGTGAAGGAGACGACACTCGCCAAGTATCTCTACGTCACGAGGGCCTGGCCGCCGGACACGAGGCGCGACGACGTGCCGTGGACGGTTCACGAAATTCTCGCCGGGCAGTCGAACCGGTTCCAGTTGATCAGGGAAGAGCCGTCGGACGACCTGGACCCTCACCATCGCGGCGCCTGGCACTACGACGCCGCCAAGCGTGCGCGCCACTCACTGCCCCACGTGCCGGCCACTCCTACCGAACGCATCGACACAGCCAAGCGCCTCCTACGTGACACAAAGGAGGCAGCGGAGGCAGTCACGCAGCTGGCCGATCGCACGGAGGTCCTGAAAGCTGCCGTCGAAGACCCGGCCTTCCGACGCGCGGTACGTGACGCTCATCGCGACCGCGCCCGTCGGATGGAACGAGAGGCGGAAGCACAGTGGGGAGTACCAGGGCCGGTACGTCCCAGCCCTGAACCCGAGCCCGCCCTCAGCGAGACCGGTCCGACGGTCAGCTACCGCGAGACGGCGTCCTCCGTCCTCAGGATCCTGGGCCAGTGCACCAGCTTCTGCGTGTCCATGCAGAACGCCGTCGTGTTAGCCCAGGAAGAGTTGCTGACGACCGAGGAAGAGGAAGCCGTCCTCGACAGCATCAAGAAGGTTCGCGCGGTCTGCGACTGGTGCGAGCACGTCGTCACCACCGGCCAGACCGACATGGATGACGAACTCGCCCGACTCCTCGGCGGCGGGAAAGGGGAACAGCCGTGA